The Methylomusa anaerophila genome has a segment encoding these proteins:
- a CDS encoding methylenetetrahydrofolate reductase C-terminal domain-containing protein codes for MIVAEIKPIEEIAESIKNAKKVLVAGCGGCVTVCLSGGQKETDILASALRMKLEVDGTPKEITTATYERQCDPEYAARFKEHLKDVDAVVSMACGVGVQYMAETYPDVIFVPGQNTKFAGAAIEHGIWEERCMLCGECVLAKTGGICPVIRCSKSILNGPCGGSQGGKCEISKDTPCGWQLIYDRLKAQNRLDLLSEIQPAKDWSKNRDGGPRKIVREDVRL; via the coding sequence ATGATAGTTGCAGAAATAAAGCCAATAGAGGAAATCGCAGAGTCGATAAAGAACGCCAAAAAAGTGCTGGTTGCCGGTTGCGGCGGCTGTGTTACCGTATGTTTATCCGGCGGCCAGAAAGAAACCGATATTCTGGCCAGTGCCCTCCGCATGAAGCTGGAAGTTGACGGAACACCCAAAGAAATTACTACCGCAACTTATGAACGCCAGTGCGATCCTGAGTATGCCGCCAGATTTAAAGAGCATCTCAAGGATGTGGATGCGGTAGTTTCCATGGCTTGCGGCGTAGGCGTCCAGTATATGGCGGAGACTTATCCGGATGTGATTTTCGTTCCCGGACAAAACACCAAGTTTGCCGGCGCTGCTATTGAGCACGGTATCTGGGAAGAACGCTGCATGCTGTGCGGCGAATGTGTCCTGGCTAAAACTGGTGGCATCTGCCCGGTTATCCGCTGTTCCAAGAGCATTTTGAACGGTCCCTGCGGCGGTTCCCAAGGCGGCAAATGTGAAATCAGTAAGGACACTCCTTGTGGTTGGCAGTTAATCTATGACCGCCTTAAGGCTCAAAACCGCTTGGATCTTCTTAGTGAGATTCAGCCGGCGAAAGACTGGTCCAAGAACAGAGACGGCGGTCCTCGCAAAATTGTGAGGGAGGATGTACGGTTATGA
- a CDS encoding hydrogenase iron-sulfur subunit codes for MSDVKVVGFVCRMCALVSSDLGPPADANSNVAIETIELPCAGKVDVRLLLEAFEKGVDAVFVAGCPEHECMNVNGSSRAKKRLEHAKTILDQIGIGGERLVMYNVSGTHGPRFAHIARDMAGLITKLGPSPLKARKA; via the coding sequence GTGAGTGATGTTAAGGTAGTTGGATTCGTTTGCCGCATGTGCGCACTGGTCAGCTCCGACCTTGGCCCACCGGCCGATGCAAATAGCAATGTCGCAATAGAAACCATTGAGCTTCCTTGTGCTGGTAAAGTTGACGTCAGGTTGCTTCTCGAAGCCTTTGAGAAAGGCGTCGACGCCGTGTTTGTCGCTGGCTGTCCCGAGCATGAATGCATGAACGTTAACGGCAGCTCACGCGCCAAGAAGCGTTTGGAGCATGCAAAAACTATTCTGGACCAAATTGGGATCGGCGGCGAACGTTTAGTAATGTATAATGTCTCCGGTACCCATGGTCCGCGTTTTGCCCATATCGCCCGGGATATGGCCGGACTTATCACAAAATTAGGTCCGAGTCCGCTTAAGGCCCGGAAGGCCTAG